Proteins from a single region of Pseudodesulfovibrio portus:
- a CDS encoding YigZ family protein produces MPKRYLIPAGFHRVEESIKKSRFITSLGHAPDVEAAREFVTAVKAEFPDATHNCWAYNAGPPGDTAMVGLSDDGEPSGTAGRPMLTTLLHADVGEIAVVVTRYFGGTKLGTGGLVRAYSSMVNLGLDSLPTREMVETATLEATIPYPAITLFKRMLPDFEAEVTDEAFTDIAGFTLVLPMEHLDGFTARVAELTDGRGVVLKK; encoded by the coding sequence ATGCCAAAGCGCTACCTGATACCCGCCGGATTCCACAGGGTCGAGGAATCCATCAAGAAAAGCCGGTTCATCACCTCTCTGGGCCATGCTCCGGATGTGGAGGCCGCCCGCGAATTCGTGACCGCCGTGAAGGCCGAATTCCCGGACGCCACCCACAACTGCTGGGCATACAACGCCGGTCCTCCCGGCGACACGGCCATGGTCGGGTTGTCCGACGACGGCGAGCCGAGCGGCACGGCGGGCAGACCCATGCTGACCACCCTGCTGCACGCGGACGTGGGCGAGATCGCGGTGGTGGTGACCCGCTACTTCGGCGGCACCAAGCTCGGCACGGGAGGGCTTGTCCGGGCCTATTCCTCCATGGTCAACCTCGGCCTGGACTCTCTGCCCACAAGGGAAATGGTCGAGACCGCCACCCTCGAGGCGACCATCCCCTATCCGGCGATCACCCTGTTCAAGCGCATGCTCCCGGACTTCGAGGCAGAGGTGACGGACGAAGCCTTCACCGACATCGCCGGGTTCACCCTGGTCCTGCCGATGGAGCACCTGGACGGATTCACGGCCCGGGTCGCCGAACTCACGGACGGCAGGGGCGTGGTCTTGAAAAAATGA
- a CDS encoding LemA family protein, whose amino-acid sequence MKKQLILALVALFSVMALSGCGYNAMQQQEEEVFGAWANLEASLQRRADLIPNLVQTVKGAAQHEKSTLQAVVEARSKVSQIKLSPDMLTNKAALAQFQAAQGELSSALSRLMVVVERYPDLKANQNFLGLQHQLEGTENRINVARQRYNDAVKAFNYSIRSFPNSVTNSVLLHLERKEFFEADPGAKTAPAVNFGNES is encoded by the coding sequence ATGAAAAAACAGCTCATCCTTGCCCTGGTAGCCCTTTTTTCCGTCATGGCCCTGTCCGGCTGCGGCTACAACGCCATGCAGCAGCAGGAAGAGGAAGTCTTCGGCGCATGGGCCAACCTGGAAGCCTCGCTGCAACGGCGGGCCGACCTGATCCCCAACCTGGTGCAGACGGTCAAGGGCGCGGCCCAGCACGAGAAGTCCACGCTCCAGGCCGTGGTCGAGGCCCGGTCCAAAGTCTCCCAAATCAAGCTTTCGCCCGACATGCTCACCAACAAGGCCGCCCTGGCCCAGTTCCAGGCCGCCCAGGGAGAGCTGTCTTCGGCCCTGTCCCGCCTCATGGTGGTGGTGGAGCGCTACCCCGACCTCAAGGCCAACCAGAATTTCCTCGGCCTCCAGCACCAGCTCGAAGGCACGGAAAACCGCATCAACGTAGCCCGCCAGCGGTACAACGACGCGGTCAAGGCATTCAACTACTCCATCCGCAGCTTCCCCAACTCCGTGACCAACTCCGTGCTGCTGCACCTGGAGCGCAAGGAATTCTTCGAGGCCGACCCCGGTGCCAAGACCGCGCCCGCAGTCAACTTCGGCAACGAATCCTAG
- a CDS encoding TPM domain-containing protein — protein MRNPLIALLSAALILMLSTAAPALDVPAFKGRVSDYADMISPAVERQLETELAELEKTDSTQVAVLTIPSLEGDSLEEFSIRVAEAWKVGQEKADNGVILLVSKNDRKLRIEVGYGLEGVLTDVLAGQIIDRIISPQFKAGDFDKGFLAGAAAITKAVRGEFEAPPQTSRKRSRGGAIPFIVLIMFGIIFMTERFGRAKMRDQVVRDPKTGKVYRRSGMGDAASTLFLLSMLSGRHGGGGGFGGGGGGFGGFGGGGFGGGGASGGW, from the coding sequence GTGCGCAACCCCCTCATCGCGCTCTTGAGCGCGGCCCTGATTCTCATGCTCTCCACCGCAGCCCCGGCCCTGGATGTTCCCGCATTCAAGGGCCGGGTCAGCGACTACGCGGACATGATCTCCCCTGCCGTTGAACGCCAGCTCGAGACCGAACTGGCAGAACTGGAAAAGACCGACTCCACCCAGGTGGCGGTCCTGACCATCCCCTCCCTGGAGGGCGACTCCCTGGAGGAGTTCTCCATCCGGGTGGCCGAGGCCTGGAAGGTGGGCCAGGAAAAGGCCGACAACGGCGTCATCCTGCTGGTCTCCAAAAACGACCGCAAACTCCGCATCGAGGTCGGCTACGGCCTTGAGGGCGTGCTCACCGACGTCCTGGCCGGACAGATCATCGACCGGATCATCTCGCCCCAGTTCAAGGCCGGGGATTTCGACAAAGGCTTCCTGGCGGGCGCGGCGGCCATTACCAAAGCCGTGCGCGGCGAGTTCGAGGCACCGCCCCAGACATCCCGGAAACGCAGTCGCGGGGGCGCGATCCCCTTCATCGTCTTGATCATGTTCGGTATCATCTTCATGACCGAACGGTTCGGACGGGCCAAGATGCGCGACCAGGTCGTGCGCGACCCCAAGACCGGCAAAGTCTATCGCCGCTCCGGCATGGGTGACGCGGCTTCCACCCTGTTCCTGCTGTCCATGCTGTCAGGCAGACATGGTGGCGGCGGCGGATTCGGCGGCGGTGGTGGTGGATTCGGTGGTTTCGGCGGTGGCGGATTCGGTGGCGGCGGCGCAAGCGGTGGCTGGTAG
- a CDS encoding TPM domain-containing protein translates to MNTAQTFLTQDEQDTLIRCVQEVETQTSGEIVPMVADASYEYPRASLIGGLIGGGLVGIGAALAFGQEDLWFFLAVFLAAFLILSRLLEAFPALKKPFISKRQMREEVEEAAFTAFYRHGLHRTRDLTGILIYVSAYEHQVQVLADKGINDKVDPQVWQEVVTMVTEGIRAGKPGEALCRGVTRCGELVAEKFPVKADDTDELPNLIIDG, encoded by the coding sequence ATGAACACAGCACAGACTTTCCTTACCCAGGACGAGCAGGACACGCTCATCCGATGCGTCCAGGAAGTGGAGACACAAACCTCGGGCGAAATCGTCCCCATGGTTGCGGACGCCAGCTACGAATACCCCCGTGCCTCCCTGATCGGCGGGCTCATCGGCGGCGGGCTGGTCGGCATCGGCGCGGCCCTGGCCTTCGGTCAGGAGGACCTGTGGTTCTTCCTGGCAGTGTTTTTGGCCGCGTTCCTCATCCTGTCCCGGCTGCTGGAGGCTTTCCCGGCACTCAAGAAGCCCTTCATCTCCAAACGCCAGATGCGCGAAGAGGTCGAAGAAGCGGCCTTCACCGCCTTCTATCGCCACGGGCTGCACCGCACCCGCGACCTGACCGGCATCCTCATCTATGTCTCGGCCTATGAACACCAGGTGCAGGTGCTGGCCGACAAGGGCATCAACGACAAGGTGGACCCGCAGGTTTGGCAGGAAGTGGTGACCATGGTCACCGAGGGCATCAGGGCGGGCAAGCCCGGCGAGGCGCTCTGCCGGGGCGTGACCCGGTGCGGTGAACTGGTGGCCGAAAAATTCCCCGTCAAGGCGGACGACACCGACGAACTGCCCAACCTGATCATCGACGGATAA
- a CDS encoding ammonium transporter, which produces MIQSGDTAFILVCAALVLLMTPGLALFYGGMVRSKNVLGTIMQSIIMISLISLEWIYLGYSMSFGPDVAGFIGDMSYFALSGVTAAPSETYATTVPHIVFMIYQCMFAVITPALITGAFAERVRFAPFCAFSVLWAVFVYNPVCHWIWGGGFLWAMGVLDFAGGLVVHLTCGVAALVACVFIGPRKGFPKRQFIPHNLPMTLIGTGLLWFGWFGFNGGSALAADEIAATAFVATHIAGMTGMLTWTVVEWYHAGKPTTLGAASGAIAGLATITPAAGFVGPNSAVVIGFMGGLCCYLAVMAKNRFGYDDSLDVVGIHGVGGLVGTIALGLFASSSVNPGGADGLLFGNAGFLFTQLTGIAIVGGYTLVVSFIILKAINAVSPLRMAANEEEIGMDTSEHSESAYQA; this is translated from the coding sequence ATGATCCAGAGCGGCGATACCGCCTTCATTCTCGTTTGTGCGGCCCTGGTTCTGCTGATGACGCCGGGGCTGGCCCTGTTTTACGGGGGCATGGTCCGGAGCAAGAACGTGCTCGGCACCATCATGCAGTCCATCATCATGATTTCACTCATCAGCCTCGAGTGGATATACCTCGGCTACTCCATGAGCTTCGGCCCGGACGTGGCCGGGTTCATCGGCGACATGTCCTATTTCGCCCTGAGCGGGGTGACCGCAGCGCCCAGCGAGACCTATGCCACCACCGTGCCGCACATCGTGTTCATGATCTATCAGTGCATGTTCGCGGTCATCACGCCCGCGCTGATTACCGGCGCTTTCGCCGAGCGGGTGCGCTTCGCCCCGTTCTGCGCCTTTTCCGTGCTCTGGGCCGTGTTCGTCTACAACCCGGTCTGCCACTGGATCTGGGGCGGCGGGTTCCTCTGGGCCATGGGCGTCCTCGATTTCGCGGGCGGCCTGGTGGTCCACCTGACCTGCGGCGTGGCCGCGCTGGTGGCCTGCGTCTTCATCGGCCCGCGCAAGGGGTTCCCCAAGCGCCAGTTCATCCCCCACAACCTGCCCATGACGCTCATCGGCACGGGCCTGCTCTGGTTCGGCTGGTTCGGCTTCAACGGCGGAAGCGCCCTGGCTGCGGACGAAATTGCGGCCACCGCGTTCGTGGCCACCCATATCGCGGGCATGACCGGCATGCTCACCTGGACCGTGGTCGAATGGTATCACGCGGGCAAACCCACCACCCTGGGCGCGGCCTCCGGGGCCATCGCCGGGCTGGCCACCATCACGCCCGCCGCCGGATTCGTGGGCCCCAATTCCGCCGTGGTCATCGGCTTCATGGGCGGTTTGTGCTGCTACCTGGCGGTCATGGCCAAAAACCGGTTCGGCTACGACGACTCCCTGGACGTGGTCGGCATCCACGGCGTGGGCGGACTGGTCGGCACCATCGCCCTGGGGCTGTTCGCCTCCTCCTCCGTCAACCCCGGCGGGGCGGACGGCCTGCTGTTCGGCAACGCCGGGTTCCTCTTCACCCAGCTCACCGGCATCGCCATCGTCGGCGGCTACACCCTTGTCGTGTCCTTCATCATCCTCAAGGCGATCAACGCCGTTTCCCCCCTGCGCATGGCCGCCAACGAAGAGGAAATCGGCATGGACACCTCGGAAC